The sequence GGATTTCAAAAGAGTCTGCCCCATCCAAATCAAAGAGACAGACTAAACGTGAACAGAGAGGCGATAAGGCCCAAGTTAGATACAGGTAGAGTTTTCGTTAGAATATacaagtatatatatgcttATCTTCAAATTGCTTTGATTATAGTACATAGGTGtcttattttattctcCGTTTTTTCAATCTCTAGCGGTAACAGAGTATGACAGCAACTAAatatacaattaaaaaaaaataacacaCGTATGTACATCTAACACCTCCTTTAGTATATTCATCTCTTTAGTAAATATTATAgtctttaaaaataaaagttgTTAACATTTTGCTAAATTAATTGTGCtatatgaaaataaaaaagtaaAAAGAAACAGTAAATCATCTTTATTTCCCTCCCATTCTTTCACAGTTCCAGTATGAGGACAAAAAAAACTAACAACAACTGCTACTGCTAGCGGCTAAACTTTGTCCTTTCAAGTTGACATTACCTgatttatcatcattaccTGATTTCATTTCGATTTGTTGCTGGTGAGATATACTTTCCTTGATCTGTCTGGCCATTGTCAAGAACGCTTCTTCGACATTAGTGGAGTCCAAAGCACTAGTCTCTAAAAATGGCATCTTGTTTTGCTCAGCAAACTCTTTGGCGACATCGTATTCCACTACGCGCTTGTCAGTCATGTCGGATTTATTACCAACCAATAGTTTCAAAACGGTGGATGTGGCGTAACGATCGATTTCTTGTAACCACATTTTGACACTATTGAAGGATTCTTGATCGGTGACATCGTAGACTATAATGATACCGTGAGAGCCACGGTAGTAAGAGGATGTTATAGTTCTAAATCTTTCTTGACCAGCAGTATCCCAAATTTGTAACTTAACAGTCTTACCGTCCAATTCGACGGTCTTAATCTTGAAATCGACACCAATGGTGGAAATATAGTCGTTGGTATACGTGTCATCGGAGAATCTCAATAGAAGACAAGACTTACCGACACCGGAGTTACCGATCAGcaataatttgaataagtAATCGTATTCACTATTCATGGTGTAACTTTGTGCTTATCGTGTATGTTTATGTTTGCGATACGTTTCTTCCAAGGAGACAAACCAAACACAGAAAGTAACTCCAATACACAACTTACCTTTATATAACAATATAGGCATCAACTGTAACTCAACAAATCAAGATACAAGTATTTACAACGGTCAGCAGTAAGAGATAATAACTAATTTATTGTGTTAagtatattattaacaacactataattaattatgaCAGCTACTATTATCTATGTGCGTTGATGCTAGCTCAGAAATTT comes from Tetrapisispora phaffii CBS 4417 chromosome 4, complete genome and encodes:
- the YPT1 gene encoding Rab family GTPase YPT1 (similar to Saccharomyces cerevisiae YPT1 (YFL038C); ancestral locus Anc_8.25) — encoded protein: MNSEYDYLFKLLLIGNSGVGKSCLLLRFSDDTYTNDYISTIGVDFKIKTVELDGKTVKLQIWDTAGQERFRTITSSYYRGSHGIIIVYDVTDQESFNSVKMWLQEIDRYATSTVLKLLVGNKSDMTDKRVVEYDVAKEFAEQNKMPFLETSALDSTNVEEAFLTMARQIKESISHQQQIEMKSGNDDKSGNVNLKGQSLAASSSSCC